The genomic stretch CCCACCCGCTGGCGCGCCGGTGCCCGCGTCCGGTCTGGGCCGCTGCCGGATGGCGCTGCTGATGGCCGTGGCGCTGGACGTGGCGGGCATGGCGGCGCTGCTGACCGGCGTGTTCGCGCAGCTGCAGGTGCGCGGCCGCGACTTCGGCGACCTGCTCATCTACTCTGGCGCGCTGCTCGTCTTCCTGAGCCTGCTCGGCTGGATCCTCTGGTACACCGGCAACATCGAGATCTCGCGCCAGGAGCTCGAGCGCGACTATGGCCTGCGGCCCTCGGCGCTGGCCCGCCTGGCGCGCAAGCTCTCCCGCCGCTGGTCTGCGCCGGCCTCCGGCCCGCGCGCCGCACCCGGCTCCCAGGGAACGCGCCGAGCagcccgcgcgcccccgccgcccgccgccggctCCCGCCGCGTACGCCTGCAGCTAGCTACGCTcgaggcggggccgggggcggcgggcgcgggccccGAGTGAGTCGGAGGTGAGGGATGGGGccgcagggagagcagcagacagCTGGACGACCGGACGGGGGTGCGGCGGGGGCAgctggagagacagggagagacaggggAGACAGCTGGAGAGATAAGAGGGAGAGCCGGAGAGACAGCGGGGAAAGCCAGAGCCCGGGACAGGAGGCATGAGCGCAGCCTCTGAGGAGAGACCTTGTCCCCAGATGAAGCCTAGAGCCACGATCCGCTCTCCCCCACACTAGGAGACCCTACTTTGCACTCCAGCCCACTTAATCCTCATAGAGTAACTGGGTCTCCGAGTCACTGCCGGTACCATCCCCATTCCAGTGGAGGACAGGAAGGTCCAGAAAGGTGCCACCtcttgcccaagggcacacagctgggATGCTTctaaaagagagagggaatgcaAATGCCAGGAGTGTGAAAGCAGAGAAGGTTCTGCTGCTCATCCCTTCCCTTTTCTATCTCCCCTCTGTCTTCTGTCCCCTTTTGTAAACACCTTTGCTCAGACACCTGCTGTTTCTCCCTGTGGCTTTCTGCTTAAACCTCAGCCTCTCACTGCAAGCCCTGCACGTTTCAGCCCATCTCCCTTCTTTGCAGCTATGAAGCCATCGCTCAGTCCTCAGACAGCCAGGCTCTCCTGTCAGTTGTCCTCCATGCATGCTCTCCCCTGCAGCAGGAGTGCCCCGGGGCCGTCTGTCCTCCACACAGAAAACATCCCGTGTGTCCGTTAAGATCCAACTCAACTTTGCTGCCTTTCTCCGGGTCTTCCTTTGTCTGAGGTTCCCTGTTATTGCTTGTGATGTGTCTTGTGAGTGTGTGCTGGTACGGTCTCCTGCTCGACAGGGAGCATCCTGATTCTAAGGCCTGTGTCCCTGGTGTCTTCATTCTTAGCATTGCCCAGCAAAAAGTAAGCTCAGGAAATCAGAGGCAGGTGATTGGGTCTGTGGGTGGCTgcgtggatggatgggtggatggtttGATGGGTGGTTGGATTGGTGGATAGATGGATATAGTTAGACTGATGAATTGGTAGGATTCACCAGAATTGGTTTGGGCAGATAGGAAGATGAGAGAATGGATGGGTTGGCCagtggatggataaagaagtggaaCAGTGAATGGATGAGTGACTGAATCAGTTTCTGAGAAGGGAGATCtgcaggggttcctgggtggctcagtggttgagtgtctgcctttggctcagggcatgatcccggggtcctgggatcgagttctgcatcgggctacctctgcttctccctctgcctctgtgtgtctctcatgaataaataaaatctttttttaaaagagtgggGGTGGTGAGTTCCACAAAAGAATTAAATCCCGATGTGCTTAGACCTCTGCATGTGACGAACTTAACTCTTCGGTGCATCCAGAACAGTACTAGTTAGAGACCCTTCTTTGTGAGAACTGAGGATGTAGTCACTCCAATCACCTGCTGTGTTCTGTAGTTCAGAGGAGGAGCCAAATCTAAG from Canis aureus isolate CA01 chromosome 1, VMU_Caureus_v.1.0, whole genome shotgun sequence encodes the following:
- the TMEM238 gene encoding transmembrane protein 238, which codes for MAAAPAVGAPQGSPPGAQSPPAGAPVPASGLGRCRMALLMAVALDVAGMAALLTGVFAQLQVRGRDFGDLLIYSGALLVFLSLLGWILWYTGNIEISRQELERDYGLRPSALARLARKLSRRWSAPASGPRAAPGSQGTRRAARAPPPPAAGSRRVRLQLATLEAGPGAAGAGPE